In Streptomyces sp. NBC_00483, a single window of DNA contains:
- a CDS encoding NACHT domain-containing protein, protein MDPAALGTRLASSVIAPALKKLLVQEGPGAGLTDKPVRISGLVSFRGEKRTLTEADLERLARKLVDAAVAGPGEPPFPYEEQEPVVLALARTLHALGDLTMDDVQAVRLGPRALAHALRRAAPTPELSADATYFLDSLTEWSCVHILHFFTQRSTFVARTLVEQSRGQAEALAKTDELIARTPPADAADTAFEERYARHITDRHRHLTIYGIDLLEAPERWPLDVAYLSLEATAAPTEAFDEATGAPAAATVRIRAEEAFDTDPDRGQVLLRGDAGSGKTTLIQWLATRAAADGDRIPFVLPLRTLAGGPLPAPDAFLTTVSCPLTAPEGWVGRVLAASRALVMVDGLDEIPTADRHRVRDWLRGLVAAYPGNRWLLTSRPTAVRSDWLADSDFREVLLPPMRSADVATFVHRWHTAADALPYEAPLLDSLRTKRDLARLATNPLMCGLICALHRERRGYLPTGRKELYDAALTMLLARRDRERGMAVPELSEEAQADLLQHLAYALVLSGRTEMNREHAIGALERRLPAVASAAAHGDAAAVLRTLLLRSGLLREPADDTVDFAHRTFQDYLAARYAVEEGHALPFVQRLADDPQGEDAIRMTVAHARPGERAQLLRDLLSYGTARLTLLALACLEHATALDPSVRAEVERAAGELIPPSTPEAAHELAEAGPLALELLPGPDGLADAEAYGVVITASLLGSAEPAGSLGVLRRFRAHPSFDVRRQLAGTWRRFPTREYAAEVLDHLERDSLFVTCETDEQRAALAGMRPWHQLEFRGPHALPDVVAAIPAPDTVNLVYFQDNPLAGDLGALAVLPALTGLWAAGCPAAHGLGALAGLPLTDLTYDHSDFTGLSALNSLRRLSLNGELTAGSLDEALPTGAPLDFLFLGGDAARDTGLRGLGAWPTLTTLSLGRLTAAPTAEDWRHVVGLPALTHLYLNSVLFTDHAESIEALPELPGIEDLRLPALHGTEDLGPLPYRLPGVRRLVLQTAPGAVFPPERYARLFPRARVTVDQR, encoded by the coding sequence ATGGATCCCGCTGCCCTCGGCACCCGTCTGGCATCGAGCGTGATCGCCCCGGCGCTCAAGAAACTCCTCGTCCAGGAGGGCCCGGGAGCGGGCCTGACGGACAAGCCGGTACGCATCTCCGGCCTGGTCTCCTTCCGGGGCGAGAAGCGCACCCTTACGGAGGCGGACCTCGAACGGCTCGCCCGCAAGCTGGTCGACGCGGCGGTGGCCGGGCCCGGCGAGCCCCCGTTCCCGTACGAGGAGCAGGAACCGGTCGTCCTCGCCCTGGCCCGCACCCTGCATGCGCTCGGCGACCTGACCATGGACGACGTCCAGGCGGTCCGCCTCGGCCCGCGCGCCCTGGCACACGCCCTGCGCCGCGCGGCGCCCACACCGGAGCTCTCGGCCGACGCGACGTACTTCCTCGACTCGCTCACGGAGTGGTCCTGCGTCCACATCCTGCACTTCTTCACGCAGCGGTCGACCTTTGTGGCGCGGACGCTGGTGGAGCAGAGCCGGGGGCAGGCCGAGGCCCTCGCCAAGACCGACGAGTTGATCGCCCGTACACCGCCCGCCGACGCGGCCGACACCGCCTTCGAGGAGCGCTACGCCCGGCACATCACCGACCGCCACCGGCATCTGACCATCTACGGCATCGACCTGCTCGAGGCCCCCGAGCGCTGGCCCCTGGACGTGGCGTATCTGAGCCTGGAGGCGACAGCGGCGCCGACCGAGGCCTTCGACGAGGCGACCGGGGCACCCGCCGCCGCGACCGTCCGCATCCGCGCGGAGGAGGCGTTCGACACGGATCCGGACCGGGGCCAGGTGCTGCTGCGCGGCGACGCGGGATCCGGCAAGACGACACTCATCCAGTGGCTGGCGACCCGGGCCGCCGCGGACGGGGACCGGATCCCGTTCGTGCTGCCGCTGCGCACCCTGGCGGGGGGACCGTTGCCCGCCCCCGACGCGTTCCTGACGACGGTGTCCTGCCCGCTCACCGCGCCCGAGGGGTGGGTGGGCCGCGTCCTCGCCGCCTCCCGCGCCCTGGTCATGGTGGACGGCCTGGACGAGATCCCCACCGCCGACCGCCACCGGGTGCGCGACTGGCTGCGCGGCCTCGTCGCCGCGTACCCCGGCAACCGCTGGCTGCTCACCTCACGCCCCACCGCCGTACGGTCCGACTGGCTCGCCGACAGTGACTTCCGCGAGGTCCTGCTGCCGCCGATGCGCTCCGCCGACGTCGCCACCTTCGTGCACCGCTGGCACACGGCGGCCGACGCCCTCCCCTACGAGGCGCCGCTCCTGGACTCGCTGCGCACCAAACGCGATCTGGCCCGCCTCGCCACCAATCCCCTGATGTGCGGCCTGATCTGCGCGCTGCACCGCGAACGACGCGGCTATCTGCCCACCGGCCGCAAGGAGTTGTACGACGCGGCGCTGACGATGCTGCTGGCCCGGCGCGACCGGGAGCGCGGGATGGCCGTGCCCGAGCTGAGCGAGGAGGCCCAGGCCGACCTCCTCCAGCACCTCGCGTACGCCCTCGTCCTCAGCGGCCGCACCGAGATGAACCGCGAGCACGCCATCGGCGCGCTGGAGCGCCGGCTGCCCGCCGTGGCCTCGGCGGCGGCGCACGGCGACGCGGCGGCCGTGCTGCGCACCCTGCTGCTCCGCAGCGGCCTGCTACGCGAACCCGCCGACGACACGGTCGACTTCGCGCACCGCACCTTCCAGGACTATCTGGCCGCCCGCTACGCCGTGGAGGAGGGCCACGCGCTTCCCTTCGTGCAGCGCCTCGCGGACGATCCCCAGGGCGAGGACGCGATCCGCATGACGGTCGCCCACGCCCGCCCCGGCGAACGCGCCCAGCTGCTGCGGGACTTGCTCTCCTACGGCACTGCGCGCCTCACCCTCCTCGCGCTCGCCTGTCTGGAACATGCGACGGCCCTGGATCCCTCGGTGCGTGCCGAGGTGGAGCGGGCGGCCGGGGAGCTGATCCCGCCTAGCACCCCCGAGGCCGCCCACGAACTGGCAGAAGCGGGCCCGCTGGCCCTGGAGCTGCTGCCGGGCCCTGACGGACTCGCCGACGCGGAGGCATACGGGGTCGTGATCACGGCCTCACTCCTCGGCAGCGCCGAACCGGCGGGCTCACTCGGGGTGCTGCGCCGCTTCCGGGCCCACCCGTCGTTCGACGTACGGCGTCAACTGGCGGGAACCTGGCGCCGGTTCCCCACGCGGGAGTACGCGGCGGAGGTGCTCGACCACCTGGAGCGCGACAGCCTGTTCGTCACCTGCGAGACCGACGAGCAGCGCGCGGCACTGGCGGGGATGCGGCCCTGGCACCAGCTGGAATTCCGCGGCCCGCACGCGCTGCCCGACGTGGTCGCCGCGATCCCGGCCCCGGACACCGTGAACCTCGTCTACTTCCAGGACAACCCGCTGGCCGGGGATCTCGGCGCCCTGGCCGTGCTCCCCGCCCTGACCGGGCTGTGGGCGGCGGGCTGCCCGGCCGCGCACGGGCTCGGCGCGCTGGCCGGTCTGCCGCTGACCGACCTCACGTACGACCACAGTGACTTCACGGGCCTGTCCGCCCTGAACTCGCTGCGCCGACTGTCCCTGAACGGGGAGCTCACGGCCGGATCGCTCGACGAGGCACTGCCGACCGGAGCCCCACTGGACTTCCTGTTCCTGGGCGGTGACGCCGCCCGCGACACCGGCCTGCGCGGCCTCGGCGCCTGGCCCACGCTGACCACCCTGAGCCTCGGCCGGCTCACGGCCGCGCCGACCGCCGAGGACTGGCGCCACGTCGTCGGGCTCCCCGCCCTGACGCACCTCTACCTGAACTCGGTCCTCTTCACCGACCACGCCGAATCCATCGAGGCCCTGCCCGAGCTCCCCGGCATCGAGGATCTGCGCCTCCCGGCCCTGCACGGCACCGAGGACCTGGGCCCCCTCCCGTACCGCCTGCCCGGCGTGCGCCGCCTCGTCCTGCAGACGGCCCCCGGCGCGGTCTTCCCACCCGAGCGGTACGCCCGGCTGTTCCCGCGCGCGCGGGTCACGGTCGACCAGCGCTGA
- a CDS encoding SCO3374 family protein: MVTTSGTTVPAPRHPLTDTGRDPVRRWYEDELGWATAPGPDGALLHTGLRFDVLEVPADAGFAMLRRLDPRSPVAVRGETMRLLVAAGSADELPGLLDWLEWGALPLDLVAVGAGGLIDAPTPPGWSGSQEAAVWVRPPEPGCEVEPVLPALTSLTAVSTWSVVGGGGGAPDLVRLVDTAATHCHRARLRRGAAAPATTSTKRPMRPSRQPLAFS, encoded by the coding sequence ATGGTCACCACCTCCGGCACGACCGTTCCCGCTCCCCGGCACCCGCTGACCGACACCGGACGCGATCCGGTTCGGCGGTGGTACGAGGACGAGCTCGGCTGGGCGACCGCGCCCGGCCCCGACGGCGCACTGCTCCACACCGGGCTGCGCTTCGACGTCCTGGAGGTGCCGGCCGACGCCGGCTTCGCGATGCTGCGCAGACTCGATCCCCGGTCACCGGTGGCCGTGCGCGGGGAAACGATGCGGCTGCTGGTCGCCGCGGGCAGCGCGGACGAGCTGCCGGGGCTGCTCGACTGGCTGGAGTGGGGGGCACTGCCCCTGGACCTCGTGGCCGTCGGGGCGGGCGGTCTCATCGACGCGCCGACGCCTCCGGGGTGGTCCGGCTCGCAGGAGGCCGCCGTCTGGGTGCGGCCCCCCGAGCCCGGCTGCGAGGTGGAACCGGTGCTGCCGGCCCTGACGAGCCTGACGGCCGTCTCGACCTGGTCGGTCGTGGGGGGCGGTGGGGGCGCCCCCGATCTCGTACGCCTCGTGGACACGGCGGCGACACACTGCCACCGGGCCCGGCTGCGTCGCGGCGCGGCTGCGCCGGCGACCACGTCAACAAAGCGACCAATGCGGCCGTCCCGTCAGCCGTTGGCCTTCTCGTAG
- a CDS encoding BlaI/MecI/CopY family transcriptional regulator, giving the protein MPRPLGELEDAVMTRVWKWNRPVTVREVLEDLQQERSIAYTTVMTVLDNLHQKGWVRREAEGRAYRYEAVSTRAAYSAALMNEAWAQSDNPAAALVAFFGMMSQGQREALRDAMRIVSPELPAEVPSAPEEAGDGAGR; this is encoded by the coding sequence GTGCCGCGCCCCTTGGGAGAACTCGAAGACGCAGTGATGACGCGGGTGTGGAAGTGGAACCGCCCGGTCACCGTGAGGGAAGTCCTGGAGGACCTCCAACAGGAACGGTCCATCGCCTACACAACCGTCATGACCGTATTGGACAATCTCCATCAGAAGGGCTGGGTGCGCCGCGAAGCGGAAGGCCGGGCCTATAGATATGAGGCGGTCTCCACACGGGCCGCGTACTCGGCCGCGCTGATGAACGAGGCCTGGGCGCAGAGCGACAACCCGGCCGCGGCCCTCGTCGCGTTCTTCGGGATGATGTCGCAGGGACAGCGCGAGGCACTCAGGGATGCCATGCGGATCGTCTCGCCCGAACTACCGGCCGAAGTCCCCTCGGCCCCCGAGGAAGCGGGCGACGGAGCCGGGCGATAG
- a CDS encoding histone-like nucleoid-structuring protein Lsr2 — protein sequence MAQKVQVLLVDDLDGGEADETVTFALDGKSYEIDLTTANADKLRGLLEPYLKGGRRTGGRSSGRGKARATSGGGNQDTAQIRAWAKENGYEVNDRGRVPQSIREAYEKANG from the coding sequence GTGGCACAGAAGGTTCAGGTCCTTCTTGTCGATGACCTCGACGGTGGCGAGGCGGACGAGACCGTGACGTTCGCGCTCGACGGTAAGTCGTACGAGATCGACCTCACCACCGCCAATGCGGACAAGCTCCGTGGCCTCCTCGAGCCGTACCTCAAGGGCGGTCGTCGCACCGGTGGCCGCTCGAGCGGCCGGGGCAAGGCGCGCGCCACGTCCGGCGGTGGCAACCAGGACACCGCGCAGATCCGTGCGTGGGCGAAGGAGAACGGCTACGAGGTCAACGACCGCGGCCGGGTTCCCCAGTCGATCCGTGAGGCCTACGAGAAGGCCAACGGCTGA
- a CDS encoding amino-acid N-acetyltransferase has product MPAELPEVASPVESTRKAVTVRRARTADVPEVRRLLDAYSRQGILLDKATVTLYEDIQEFWVAERDDNAAVVGCGALHVMWEDLAEVRTLAVDPQVKGSGVGHLLLEKLLQTARWIGVRRVFCLTFEVEFFAKHAFVEIGETPVDTVDTDVYSELLRSYDEGVAEFLGLERVKPNTLGNSRMLLHL; this is encoded by the coding sequence ATGCCAGCAGAGCTCCCCGAAGTCGCGTCACCCGTCGAATCGACCCGTAAAGCAGTCACCGTACGCAGGGCGAGGACGGCCGATGTGCCGGAGGTGCGCCGCCTGCTCGACGCGTACAGCCGACAGGGGATCCTGCTCGACAAAGCCACTGTGACGCTTTACGAGGACATCCAGGAGTTCTGGGTCGCGGAACGCGACGACAACGCCGCGGTCGTCGGCTGCGGCGCACTGCACGTCATGTGGGAAGACCTCGCGGAAGTCCGCACGCTCGCGGTGGATCCGCAGGTCAAGGGGTCCGGTGTCGGACATCTTCTGCTCGAGAAGCTTCTTCAGACCGCGCGTTGGATCGGTGTTCGGCGAGTTTTCTGCCTCACCTTCGAAGTCGAGTTCTTCGCCAAGCACGCCTTCGTGGAGATCGGTGAGACACCTGTCGATACGGTCGACACCGATGTCTACAGTGAGCTGCTGCGTTCCTATGACGAGGGCGTAGCAGAGTTCCTCGGTCTCGAACGAGTGAAACCGAACACCTTGGGCAACAGCCGGATGCTTCTGCATCTGTGA
- a CDS encoding ATP-dependent Clp protease ATP-binding subunit has product MFERFTDRARRVVVLAQEEARMLNHNYIGTEHILLGLIHEGEGVAAKALESLGISLEAVRQQVEEIIGQGQQAPSGHIPFTPRAKKVLELSLREALQLGHNYIGTEHILLGLIREGEGVAAQVLVKLGADLNRVRQQVIQLLSGYQGKETAGASGGPAEGTPSTSLVLDQFGRNLTQAARETKLDPVIGREKEIERVMQVLSRRTKNNPVLIGEPGVGKTAVVEGLAQAIVKGEVPETLKDKHLYTLDLGALVAGSRYRGDFEERLKKVLKEIRTRGDIILFIDELHTLVGAGAAEGAIDAASILKPMLARGELQTIGATTLDEYRKHLEKDAALERRFQPIQVAEPSLPHTIEILKGLRDRYEAHHRVSITDEALVQAATLADRYISDRFLPDKAIDLIDEAGSRMRIRRMTAPPDLREFDEKIAGVRRDKESAIDSQDFEKAASLRDKEKQLLAAKAKREKEWKAGDMDVVAEVDGDLIAEVLATATGIPVFKLTEEESSRLLRMEDELHKRVIGQKDAVKALSRAIRRTRAGLKDPKRPGGSFIFAGPSGVGKTELSKALAEFLFGDEEALISLDMSEFSEKHTVSRLFGSPPGYVGYEEGGQLTEKVRRKPFSVVLFDEVEKAHPDIFNSLLQILEDGRLTDSQGRVVDFKNTVIIMTTNLGTRDISKGFNLGFAAMGDSKSNYERMKNKVSDELKQHFRPEFLNRVDDVVVFPQLSQDDILEIVDLMITKVDERLKDRDMGIELSQSAKELLSKKGYDPVLGARPLRRTIQREVEDSLSEKILFGELRPGHIVVVDTEGEGENKTFTFRGEEKAALPDAPPIEDAAAGGGPNLSKEA; this is encoded by the coding sequence ATGTTCGAGAGGTTCACCGACCGCGCGCGGCGGGTTGTCGTCCTGGCTCAGGAAGAAGCCCGGATGCTCAACCACAATTACATCGGCACCGAGCACATCCTCCTGGGTTTGATCCACGAGGGCGAGGGTGTCGCCGCTAAGGCCCTGGAGAGCCTCGGGATTTCGCTCGAGGCGGTCCGCCAGCAGGTGGAGGAGATCATCGGTCAGGGCCAGCAGGCCCCGTCCGGGCACATCCCCTTCACCCCCCGTGCCAAGAAGGTCCTGGAGCTGTCGCTCCGCGAGGCCCTTCAGCTGGGCCACAACTACATCGGCACGGAGCACATCCTGCTCGGCCTGATCCGTGAGGGCGAGGGCGTCGCCGCCCAGGTCCTGGTCAAGCTGGGAGCAGACCTCAACCGGGTGCGGCAGCAGGTCATCCAGCTGCTCTCCGGTTACCAGGGCAAGGAGACCGCCGGCGCCAGTGGCGGTCCTGCCGAGGGCACGCCCTCCACGTCCCTGGTGCTCGACCAGTTCGGCCGCAACCTGACGCAGGCCGCTCGTGAGACCAAGCTCGACCCGGTGATCGGGCGCGAGAAGGAGATCGAGCGCGTCATGCAGGTCCTGTCGCGCCGGACCAAGAACAACCCGGTCCTGATCGGTGAGCCCGGCGTCGGCAAGACGGCGGTCGTCGAGGGACTGGCCCAGGCGATCGTCAAGGGCGAGGTGCCCGAGACGCTGAAGGACAAGCACCTCTACACGCTTGACCTCGGCGCGCTGGTCGCCGGCTCCCGCTACCGCGGTGACTTCGAGGAGCGCCTCAAGAAGGTGCTCAAGGAGATCCGCACCCGCGGCGACATCATCCTGTTCATCGACGAGCTGCACACGCTGGTCGGTGCGGGTGCCGCGGAAGGTGCCATCGACGCCGCTTCGATCCTGAAGCCGATGCTGGCCCGCGGTGAGCTGCAGACCATCGGTGCGACGACGCTCGACGAGTACCGCAAGCACCTGGAGAAGGACGCGGCCCTCGAGCGCCGCTTCCAGCCGATCCAGGTCGCGGAGCCGTCGCTGCCGCACACGATCGAGATCCTCAAGGGTCTCCGTGACCGCTACGAGGCCCACCACCGCGTCTCGATCACGGACGAGGCCCTCGTCCAGGCCGCGACGCTGGCCGACCGGTACATCTCGGACCGCTTCCTGCCGGACAAGGCGATCGACCTGATCGACGAGGCCGGTTCCCGGATGCGCATCCGTCGGATGACCGCGCCGCCGGACCTCCGCGAGTTCGACGAGAAGATCGCGGGCGTGCGTCGCGACAAGGAGTCGGCCATCGACTCCCAGGACTTCGAGAAGGCGGCCTCTCTCCGCGACAAGGAGAAGCAGCTGCTCGCCGCGAAGGCCAAGCGCGAGAAGGAATGGAAGGCCGGCGACATGGACGTCGTCGCCGAGGTCGACGGCGATCTGATCGCCGAGGTCCTCGCGACCGCCACCGGCATTCCGGTCTTCAAGCTGACCGAGGAGGAGTCCTCGCGTCTGCTGCGCATGGAGGACGAGCTCCACAAGCGGGTCATCGGCCAGAAGGACGCCGTCAAGGCGCTCTCGCGGGCGATCCGCCGTACGCGGGCCGGTCTGAAGGACCCGAAGCGTCCGGGTGGTTCGTTCATCTTCGCCGGTCCGTCCGGTGTCGGTAAGACCGAGCTGTCCAAGGCGCTCGCCGAGTTCCTCTTCGGTGACGAGGAGGCGCTGATCTCCCTCGACATGTCGGAGTTCAGCGAGAAGCACACGGTGTCGCGTCTCTTCGGTTCGCCCCCCGGTTACGTGGGCTACGAAGAGGGCGGTCAGCTGACGGAGAAGGTGCGGCGCAAGCCGTTCTCGGTGGTTCTCTTCGACGAGGTCGAAAAGGCTCACCCGGACATCTTCAACTCGCTGCTGCAGATTCTGGAGGACGGTCGCCTGACCGACTCCCAGGGTCGCGTCGTGGACTTCAAGAACACGGTCATCATCATGACGACCAACCTTGGAACCCGTGACATCTCGAAGGGCTTCAACCTGGGCTTCGCGGCCATGGGTGACTCGAAGTCCAACTACGAGCGCATGAAGAACAAGGTGTCGGACGAGCTCAAGCAGCACTTCCGTCCCGAGTTCCTCAACCGTGTCGACGACGTCGTCGTCTTCCCGCAGCTCAGCCAGGACGACATCCTCGAGATCGTCGACCTGATGATCACGAAGGTGGACGAGCGCCTCAAGGACCGCGACATGGGCATCGAGCTCTCGCAGTCCGCCAAGGAGCTGCTGTCCAAGAAGGGCTACGACCCCGTGCTCGGCGCGCGTCCGCTGCGGCGCACGATCCAGCGCGAGGTCGAGGACAGCCTGTCGGAGAAGATCCTCTTCGGCGAGCTGCGCCCGGGCCACATCGTGGTCGTGGACACGGAGGGCGAGGGCGAGAACAAGACCTTCACCTTCCGCGGCGAGGAGAAGGCGGCACTGCCCGACGCTCCGCCGATCGAGGACGCGGCTGCCGGTGGCGGCCCGAACCTGAGCAAGGAGGCGTAA